In one window of Microplitis demolitor isolate Queensland-Clemson2020A chromosome 4, iyMicDemo2.1a, whole genome shotgun sequence DNA:
- the LOC103568296 gene encoding tetratricopeptide repeat protein 27 — protein MDLKTLYSPEFIFSNSSIDKADISDYSNILINLCNQLDLKNRLEDDNLRTTIDKIINNDPSNYTDWLRLGIVALYLFLQHNWTGPAISFDENIDWLVNNKNEEAYRELTLGDQCNDNTEYLELLYLSKIIFTNQKLQQILPTSLWWAIRSNYVHQMILDEESDVLLNETELLIDKMSKLDDWNNDEYKSFETLFYIEALQFTLLYRRINDSEKYLKQAQTIAKLTLELGGAQGKRTKYQEEEKPQLFLDIKTEKEIFPFEVCPDLPHSVHVMDDLRLDSVKFSEEIKQVELGSIEETVILAKCNHLQISLPIDDFAMEETMPYLNTIINGTKNWALKMEALRQRSIFEMKDKRGIERALSQSESLVGQYSQSKPSVFHRTNLLFASGMKPIWIFKQNLADAMLNLGLVKGALDLYLNLKLWEEVIVCYTILDLRHKAAEVIRQELSKKPTVKLWCLLGDAEQDTSHYETAWELSDRSSSRAQKHWGFYYFERKRYSEAIPHLELSVKLNNIQENVWIRLGFAALQSEKWELAAHAYRRYCELEQKNFEAWNNLAKVYIKLGNKPRAWHSLKNAVKCDFNVWQVWDNLMVVSIDLGYFLDVIECYHRILDFKKSPHIDYQVLRILTNAICNNINDNEGQPVKKNYDKALALFGRINASVPNDPELLQLYAELTVVQNTDTAIKKATEYLQRAYRSFVVDSRWHQNISTAKNVLQLCSNLADTYLRCCENTDDVKKKSMLGSAKLSLQSVITKVKQENLTDYQDIMQAIGELESKWETINNELMKINSSG, from the exons atggattTAAAAACTCTGTACTCtccagaatttattttttcaaact CTTCAATAGATAAAGCCGACATTTCAGATTACAgtaacatattaattaatttgtgtaatcaactcgatttaaaaaatcgattggaAGATGACAATCTGCGTACaacaatagataaaataataaataatgatccAAGTAATTATACCGACTGGTTACGTCTAGGTATTGTTGCTctgtatttatttcttcaacaCAATTGGACTGGGCCAGCAATAAGTTTTGATGAAAACATTGACTGGTtagttaacaataaaaatgaggAAGCATATCGCGAACTTACACTCGGTGATCAGTGCAATGATAATACTGAGTATTTAGAGCTCttatatttatcaaagatAATATTTACGAATCAAAAACTCCAGCAAATTTTACCGACATCACTTTGGTGGGCAATACGATCAAACTATGTCCATCAAATGATTTTAGATGAGGAATCTGATGTTCTACTCAATGAAACAGAATTACTTATTGATAAAATGAGCAAGCTTGATGATTGGAATAACGATGaatataaaagttttgaaactttattttatatcgaaGCATTAcaatttacattattatataGAAGAATTAATGACTCGGAAAAGTATTTGAAGCAAGCGCAAACTATTGCCAAGTTAACTTTAGAACTCGGTGGAGCACAAGGAAAACGTACAAAGTATCAGGAAGAAGAAAAACCACAACTTTTTCTAGACATTAAAAcggaaaaagaaatatttcctTTTGAAGTATGTCCTGATTTACCTCATTCCGTTCATGTAATGGATGATTTGAGACTTGACtctgttaaattttcagaagaaataaaacaagTTGAATTGGGATCTATTGAAGAAACTGTTATTTTAGCtaaatg taatcaTCTTCAAATTAGTCTACCAATAGATGACTTTGCTATGGAAGAAACGATGCcgtatttaaat acAATAATTAACGGTACTAAAAATTGGGCACTGAAAATGGAAGCACTACGACAACGCAGTATATTCGAGATGAAAGATAAGCGAGGAATAGAGCGAGCTTTATCCCAGTCTGAAAGCCTCGTAGGACAATACAGTCAATCAAAACCAAGTGTCTTTCATAGAACAAATCTTCTTTTTGCAAGTGGTATGAAGCCCATCTGGATATTCAAACAAAACTTGGCAGACGCTATGTTAAATTTAGGATTAGTAAAAGGTGCTCTGGATctttatctaaatttgaaaCTGTGGGaggaagttattgtttgtTATACAATACTAGATCTACGTCAcaag gcTGCAGAAGTTATTCGACAAGAATTATCAAAGAAACCAACGGTTAAATTATGGTGTCTTCTCGGTGATGCTGAACAGGACACTAGTCACTATGAAACTGCATGGGAATTGTCTGATAGAAGTAGCAGTCGTGCACAAAAGCATTGgggattttattatttcgagAGAAAAAGATATTCCGAAGCGATACCACATTTAGAATTGTCtgttaaattgaataatatacaAGAAAATGTATGGATTCGTTTGGGTTTCGCGGCATTGCAAAGTGAAAAATGGGAACTTGCAGCTCATGCATACCGACGTTACTGTGAActtgaacagaaaaattttgaagcttGGAATAATTTAGctaaagtttatataaaattaggaAACAAACCACGTGCTTGGCATTCTCTTAAGAATGCTGTTAAATGTGATTTCAATGTATGGCAAGTTTGGGATAATTTGATGGTCGTTAGTATTGATTTAGGATATTTTTTAGATGTTATTGAGTGTTATCACCGcattttagattttaaaaagtcTCCGCACATTGATTATCAAGTACTAAGAATATTAACCAATGCTATTTGTAACAATATCAATGATAATGAAGGACAGCCGGTTAAAAAGAATTACGACAAAGCTCTGGCGCTCTTTGGACGCATAAATGCATCAGTACCAAACGATCCTGAATTACTGCAACTTTACGCAGAACTAACTGTTGTTCAAAACACAGACACGGCTATTAAAAAAGCCACTGAATATTTACAGAGAGCTTATCGTTCTTTTGTCGTCGATTCACGGTGGCACCAAAACATTTCAACtgcaaaaaatgttttacaatTGTGTTCGAATCTTGCAGACACTTATTTACGTTGCTGCGAAAATACTgatgatgttaaaaaaaaatcaatgctaGGTAGCGCTAAATTATCTCTGCAGTCTGTTATTACGAAAgtaaaacaagaaaatttaacagaTTATCAAGATATCATGCAAGCTATTGGAGAACTTGAAAGTAAATgggaaactataaataatgagctgatgaaaattaatagcagtggataa
- the LOC103568294 gene encoding uncharacterized protein LOC103568294 → MRILVFSLLLNIAIQTNYPSATVTAEMLQQRLGVNSIDKSPTSKPISDIDLPPTLPMIFGTENSTIIYAQSGSTALLPCIIHNLGDGTVSWIRRKAVQQLLTVGLTTYASDGRFQAIHFHHSEDWTLQIKYVQSRDAGMYECQVSTHPPASVFLFLEVVEARAEIDGPAEKFVRPGSTLQLHCQVKKSTEVPSYFFWYHNFRMINYDVDQGVNVSTDLTNRESWLEVPRALDRHSGNYTCEASNAQKARVYVHIFNGDNPAAMQHSLASGRSTFLATLAWLIISAVQTTIYSRLRIF, encoded by the exons ATGAGGATCTTAGTGTTTTCATTACTACTAAACATCGCAATACAAACCA ACTACCCGTCGGCTACAGTTACCGCTGAAATGCTTCAGCAACGATTGGGTGTCAATTCTATCGATAAAAGTCCAACTTCAAAACCTATATCAGATATTGACTTACCACCAACTTTACCAATGATCTTTGGCACCGAAAATTCAACTATTATTTATGCACAATCGGGTTCCACGGCATTACTGCCATGTATTATACACAATCTTGGCGACGGAACa GTAAGTTGGATAAGAAGGAAAGCAGTACAACAATTGTTAACAGTTGGTCTGACGACCTATGCAAGCGACGGACGTTTTCAGGCGATCCACTTTCATCACAGCGAAGATTGGACTCTTCAAATAAAATACGTACAGTCTAGAGATGCTGGGATGTATGAGTGCCAAGTGTCCACTCATCCACCCGCAAGTGTATTTCTGTTCCTCGAGGTCGTTg aAGCAAGAGCTGAAATAGACGGTCCGGCAGAAAAATTCGTACGTCCAGGCAGCACCCTTCAACTCCATTGtcaagttaaaaaatcaacgGAAGTgccatcatattttttttggtaccACAACTTCCGAATGATAAACTATGACGTCGATCAAGGAGTAAATGTCAGTACGGATCTGACGAATCGTGAAAGCTGGCTCGAAGTACCAAGAGCATTAGACAGACACTCCGGAAATTACACCTGCGAGGCAAGTAACGCCCAGAAAGCACGTGTTTATGTTCACATATTTAATGGTGACAATCCAGCGGCGATGCAACACAGTCTTGCGTCAGGACGATCAACTTTTCTTGCCACACTTGCCTGGCTCATCATTTCCGCCGTCCAAACTACTATTTACTCGCgactaagaattttttaa
- the LOC103568295 gene encoding uncharacterized protein LOC103568295 — protein sequence MNNKFIKIVLMMILSSTALGRRLELEGNCTCAAIEVSGLEPILEQSLQFNVVCNEEGIDKCERLCIALVSAAKDKGPELICDKLKGHVSNMHVGLYTRICDANAWKFSGLKIPNPICCHEGKPTQCGDTQE from the exons atgaataataaatttataaaaattgtacttATGATGATTTTATCATCAACAGCTTTAGg GCGTAGATTGGAATTAGAAGGTAATTGTACTTGTGCAGCTATTGAAGTATCAGGTCTTGAACCCATTTTAGAACAATCCCTTCAGTTTAATGTTGTGTGCAATGAGGAAGGCATTGATAAATGTGAACGTCTATGCATTGCTCTC GTAAGCGCTGCCAAAGATAAAGGTCCGGAATTGatttgtgataaattaaaGGGTCATGTCTCAAATATGcat GTGGGTCTTTATACACGAATTTGCGACGCAAATGCATGGAAATTCTCAGGACTCAAAATTCCTAATCCAATTTGTTGTCACGAGGGTAAACCAACTCAATGCGGTGATACTCaagaataa